One window of Cystobacter fuscus DSM 2262 genomic DNA carries:
- a CDS encoding transglycosylase SLT domain-containing protein, translating into MGLQDTMLGWKQWPLVAALWVTPVWAEAPAALTPPGGADISNLAESASAKPQLNSSLDSEDEEAPPEFTLGPAEPVAPGERKWVNKLDGTSLTSYFAEGVLAQAKSAYDQRRYRVARQLLDKEAPTAPVRYLRAMSAFGQGQWAVAAEELAGLAQDWPAMSDYCHFEAARAYEKQRKWTEAIAHYEAVKPGARRYTDARFGMASLLEKRKRDYAAAVVALTPLVQTDTPRPADPDQSAAWLTIARLARYQADYNGEHRAHLAVWALHPFSKEASAAVKGLRDLPYVPKWKVARAETLLSLHQNREAMDTLGKMLPKLELPDELACRAHFAYGTALRKERKHSHAIRVLRPVTEQCQDAALRPRALYVLGYSESVVEPESSINTYLQLARDYPKHPYADDALFYAAGKAQERGEKAAAVNYLDQLIANYPEGNFASEALFQRFWMYRAEGKNEAALEALTRIEALRGTGSTHESVQRARYWRARLLPGLGRAVEAHALLERVSAEGAATWYGLLARSRLAHEAPERANAIVAQLRQPTSPAEVWPLEAGALMKDAHFVTGLEMLRLGHREAAAELLAVDRKGRDEESIRLLFHLLHTSGNERYARPIAWAFRREGLAAPTEAETRLIYSAAYPQPFRELVVRHCRSAKVNPDLMQALMREESAFNPKARSSTGALGLAQLMPATASVVARELRLTLATPDALLEPHHNIRLGSAYLGGLQRRFSGNLAYAVASYNAGPGAVDRWISRFPNAELDEWVEQIPVEETRLYVKRVLGSAAAYQFLYDSGSLTTLAFGERGSNNAGSR; encoded by the coding sequence GTGGGACTGCAAGACACGATGCTCGGATGGAAGCAATGGCCGCTGGTTGCCGCGCTCTGGGTGACTCCCGTGTGGGCGGAAGCACCCGCCGCGCTCACTCCGCCCGGCGGCGCGGACATCTCCAACCTCGCCGAGAGCGCCTCGGCCAAACCCCAGCTCAACTCCTCGCTCGACAGCGAGGACGAGGAAGCTCCCCCCGAGTTCACCCTCGGCCCGGCGGAACCGGTGGCGCCGGGTGAGCGCAAGTGGGTGAACAAGCTCGACGGCACGAGCCTCACCTCCTATTTCGCCGAGGGGGTGCTCGCCCAGGCCAAGAGCGCGTACGACCAGCGCCGCTACCGCGTCGCCCGGCAACTGCTGGACAAGGAGGCGCCGACGGCGCCCGTGCGCTACCTCCGGGCGATGAGCGCGTTCGGCCAGGGACAGTGGGCCGTGGCGGCCGAGGAGCTCGCGGGGCTCGCCCAGGACTGGCCCGCGATGAGCGACTACTGCCACTTCGAGGCGGCGCGGGCCTACGAGAAGCAGCGCAAGTGGACGGAGGCCATCGCCCACTACGAGGCCGTCAAGCCCGGCGCGCGGCGCTACACCGACGCGCGCTTCGGCATGGCGTCGCTGCTCGAGAAGCGCAAGCGCGACTACGCCGCGGCCGTGGTGGCCCTCACGCCGCTCGTGCAGACGGACACGCCCCGGCCGGCGGACCCCGACCAGTCCGCCGCGTGGCTCACCATCGCCCGGCTGGCGCGCTACCAGGCCGACTACAACGGCGAGCACCGGGCGCACCTCGCGGTGTGGGCGCTGCACCCCTTCTCCAAGGAGGCCAGCGCGGCGGTGAAGGGCCTGCGCGACCTGCCCTACGTGCCCAAGTGGAAGGTGGCGCGCGCCGAGACGCTCTTGTCGCTGCACCAGAACCGCGAGGCCATGGACACGCTCGGCAAGATGCTGCCGAAGCTGGAGCTGCCCGACGAGCTGGCCTGCCGCGCGCACTTCGCCTACGGCACCGCCCTGCGCAAGGAGCGCAAGCACTCCCACGCCATCCGCGTGCTGCGGCCCGTCACCGAGCAGTGCCAGGACGCGGCGCTGCGGCCCCGCGCCCTCTACGTGCTGGGCTACTCGGAGTCGGTGGTGGAGCCGGAGAGTTCCATCAACACCTACCTCCAGCTCGCGCGCGACTACCCCAAGCACCCCTACGCCGATGACGCCCTCTTCTACGCGGCGGGCAAGGCGCAGGAGCGCGGGGAGAAGGCCGCCGCCGTGAACTACCTGGATCAGCTCATCGCCAACTACCCGGAGGGCAACTTCGCCTCCGAGGCCCTCTTCCAGCGCTTCTGGATGTACCGCGCCGAGGGCAAGAACGAGGCGGCGCTCGAGGCCCTCACGCGCATCGAGGCCCTGCGGGGCACGGGATCCACGCACGAGTCGGTGCAGCGGGCCCGCTACTGGCGCGCGCGCCTGCTGCCCGGCCTGGGTCGCGCGGTGGAAGCGCACGCGCTGCTGGAGCGGGTGTCCGCCGAGGGCGCGGCCACGTGGTACGGCCTCCTGGCGCGCTCGCGCCTGGCGCACGAGGCCCCGGAGCGCGCGAACGCCATCGTCGCCCAGCTGCGTCAGCCCACGAGCCCCGCCGAGGTGTGGCCCCTGGAGGCCGGCGCCCTCATGAAGGACGCGCACTTCGTCACCGGCCTGGAGATGCTGCGGCTCGGCCACCGCGAGGCGGCCGCGGAGCTGCTGGCCGTGGACCGCAAGGGCCGCGACGAGGAGTCCATCCGCCTGCTGTTCCACCTGCTGCACACCTCGGGTAACGAGCGCTACGCGCGCCCCATCGCCTGGGCCTTCCGGCGTGAGGGACTCGCCGCGCCCACCGAGGCCGAGACGCGCCTCATCTACTCGGCGGCCTACCCCCAGCCCTTCCGCGAGCTGGTGGTGCGTCACTGCCGCTCGGCGAAGGTGAACCCGGATCTGATGCAGGCCCTCATGCGCGAGGAGAGCGCCTTCAATCCCAAGGCGCGCTCGTCCACGGGCGCGCTCGGGCTCGCCCAGCTCATGCCCGCCACCGCCTCCGTGGTGGCGCGCGAGCTGCGCTTGACGCTGGCCACGCCCGACGCCCTGCTCGAGCCGCACCACAACATCCGCCTCGGCTCGGCGTACCTCGGCGGCCTCCAACGGCGCTTCTCCGGCAACCTGGCGTACGCGGTGGCCAGCTACAACGCCGGCCCGGGCGCGGTGGACCGGTGGATCTCCCGCTTCCCCAACGCCGAGCTGGACGAGTGGGTGGAGCAGATTCCCGTGGAGGAGACGCGCCTGTACGTCAAGCGGGTGCTGGGCAGCGCGGCGGCCTACCAGTTCCTCTACGACTCGGGCTCGCTCACGACGCTGGCCTTTGGAGAGAGGGGTTCCAATAATGCGGGCTCGCGCTGA
- a CDS encoding sigma 54-interacting transcriptional regulator, with protein MADDIVAVTRADWRGEARDLIELATSERPVAELLRRGLEWLTRVVRFDLATLFLLREGKLVAVVARGPLASEQVRRHELRLADFPSLRQALETRRARAFTDEDHSHGDGDPFDGVLDLPPGHSCMVVPLCAAERCYGLLTLDRTECETYPQSVVDLVEVYGQMLATSLQEVEQKSTLERLHQREHEHARLLESQLGGDEVGVLETSRSPAVRELALRARQVAETDTPVLLLGETGTGKERLARAVHRWSTRAEAPFVTLNCAAIPEGLLESELFGHVKGAFTGATKDRAGRFQMAHGGTLFLDEVGEMPVELQAKLLRALQEKTFEPVGSDRTVRADVRILAATHVDLRQAISQRRFREDLYYRLSVFPLRLPPLRERLEDLPLLCAFLLEEQARRTARRGMKVTPEGLARLAAYDWPGNIRELANALERATILSRKRELGAEAFDLPARAPEPKRPPEPAPVAESGEEGSVATLEEVQRQHILRVLARTQGRLYGPGGAAALLGLKPSTLQSRMKKLGITRLEQYVATPPAPPGK; from the coding sequence ATGGCGGATGACATCGTTGCGGTGACGCGCGCGGATTGGCGCGGGGAAGCCCGGGACCTGATCGAGCTGGCGACCTCGGAGCGGCCCGTGGCGGAGCTGCTGCGCCGGGGGCTGGAGTGGCTCACCCGGGTGGTGCGCTTCGACCTCGCCACGCTCTTCTTGCTGCGAGAAGGCAAGCTGGTGGCGGTGGTGGCCCGGGGGCCCCTGGCGAGCGAGCAGGTGCGCCGGCACGAGCTGCGGCTGGCGGACTTCCCCTCGCTGCGCCAGGCGCTGGAGACGCGGCGGGCGCGGGCCTTCACGGACGAGGACCACTCGCACGGGGACGGCGACCCCTTCGATGGGGTGTTGGACCTGCCGCCCGGCCATTCGTGCATGGTGGTGCCCCTGTGCGCGGCGGAGCGCTGCTACGGGCTGCTGACGTTGGACAGGACCGAGTGCGAGACGTATCCGCAGTCGGTGGTGGATCTGGTGGAGGTGTACGGGCAGATGCTGGCCACGTCGCTGCAGGAGGTCGAGCAGAAGAGCACGCTCGAGCGGCTGCACCAGCGCGAGCACGAGCACGCGCGGCTGCTGGAGTCGCAGTTGGGCGGGGACGAGGTGGGGGTGCTGGAGACGTCGCGCAGCCCGGCGGTGCGCGAGCTGGCGCTGCGGGCGCGGCAGGTGGCGGAGACGGACACGCCGGTGCTGCTGCTGGGCGAGACGGGCACGGGAAAGGAGCGGCTGGCGCGGGCGGTGCACCGCTGGAGCACCCGGGCGGAGGCACCCTTCGTGACGCTCAACTGCGCGGCCATTCCCGAGGGGCTCCTGGAGAGCGAGCTGTTCGGCCACGTGAAGGGCGCGTTCACCGGGGCCACGAAGGACCGGGCCGGGCGCTTCCAGATGGCGCACGGGGGCACGCTCTTCCTCGACGAGGTGGGGGAGATGCCCGTGGAACTGCAGGCCAAGCTGCTGCGCGCCCTGCAGGAGAAGACCTTCGAGCCGGTGGGCAGTGACAGGACGGTGCGCGCCGACGTGCGCATCCTCGCCGCCACGCACGTGGACCTGCGCCAGGCCATCTCCCAGCGGCGCTTCCGCGAGGACCTCTACTACCGGCTGAGCGTCTTCCCGCTGCGGCTGCCGCCGTTGCGCGAGCGGTTGGAGGACCTGCCGCTGCTGTGTGCCTTCCTCCTGGAGGAGCAGGCCCGGAGGACGGCGCGGCGGGGGATGAAGGTGACGCCGGAGGGGCTCGCGCGCCTGGCGGCCTATGACTGGCCGGGCAACATCCGCGAGCTGGCCAACGCCCTGGAGCGCGCCACCATCCTCTCGCGCAAGCGGGAGCTGGGCGCCGAGGCGTTCGACCTGCCCGCGCGGGCGCCCGAGCCGAAGCGCCCGCCCGAGCCCGCTCCCGTAGCGGAGTCCGGGGAGGAGGGCTCCGTGGCGACGCTGGAGGAGGTGCAGCGCCAGCACATCCTGCGCGTGCTCGCCCGCACGCAGGGCCGGCTCTACGGCCCCGGGGGCGCCGCGGCGCTGTTGGGTCTCAAACCCTCCACGCTGCAAAGTCGCATGAAGAAGCTGGGCATCACGCGTCTGGAGCAATACGTCGCCACCCCGCCAGCCCCTCCCGGGAAATAG
- a CDS encoding PAS domain-containing sensor histidine kinase codes for MRAIAAGGVESIEAVTSSFWSLAPYGLVLLRLALNSQTPLQDALWIQANPATRRLVPGAHLFAGLRLRDILEQDKQEPFVRELLRWEDTLEGQGSLSTELSHGEGEDRVVFHIDAAQRAGHLMLWIRDITAERRETESLRRDRELFQRVIHCSPDAIFAKDLHGRYTLINPEGARAMGASPADIIGHGDQDIFLPEDASATRAHDQEVLAAQRPLTYEDEDLAGQRVWLCTKGALRDEKTGAVTGLFGISRDITERKHLERALQESEAHYRLVARATREVLWDWHLGSGEMHWSTALGEVFGEVPEECGTSPGWWRERIHPDDQPRVLRALHAAMEGQEEHWSSEYRFRRADGTYAAVLERGYIDRSPEGRPERLIGAMMDVSEHKRREEESARETRLVERVLGIVSHDLGSPLAAIRLSSQMLAQAPNLTPAQNTSLARIEETTRRMTRLTRQMLDSVRARDGALPVVRRAVDLEQVCRRVLDEFTAIYPRRGLQLTVEGNTQGHWDADRLAQVFSNLVGNALEHGDESHPITIQLWDAAGEQRLEVNNQGRPIDAALLPHLFEPFRTGGHGGRRASGGGVGLGLYIVREFVRAHQGEVRVRSSAEEGTTFTLTLPRHAPGATDAPDA; via the coding sequence ATGCGAGCCATTGCAGCGGGGGGAGTGGAGAGCATCGAGGCGGTGACGAGCTCCTTCTGGTCGCTCGCGCCTTACGGCCTGGTGCTGTTGAGGCTGGCGCTGAACTCCCAGACGCCCCTTCAAGATGCCCTGTGGATCCAGGCCAATCCCGCCACCCGGCGCCTGGTGCCGGGCGCGCACCTGTTCGCGGGCCTGCGCCTGCGGGACATCCTCGAGCAGGACAAGCAGGAGCCCTTCGTGCGCGAGCTGCTGCGCTGGGAAGACACGCTCGAGGGCCAGGGAAGCCTTTCCACCGAGCTGAGCCATGGCGAGGGAGAGGACCGGGTCGTCTTCCACATCGACGCGGCCCAGCGCGCCGGGCACCTGATGCTGTGGATCCGCGACATCACCGCCGAGCGGCGGGAGACGGAGTCGCTGCGGCGCGATCGGGAGCTGTTCCAGCGGGTCATCCACTGCTCCCCGGACGCCATCTTCGCCAAGGATCTCCACGGCCGCTACACGCTCATCAACCCCGAGGGAGCGCGCGCGATGGGCGCCTCGCCGGCGGACATCATCGGCCATGGCGACCAGGACATCTTCCTGCCCGAGGACGCGAGCGCCACGCGGGCGCATGATCAAGAGGTGCTCGCCGCCCAGCGGCCCCTGACGTACGAGGACGAGGATCTCGCGGGCCAGCGGGTGTGGCTGTGCACCAAGGGGGCGCTGCGGGACGAGAAGACGGGAGCCGTCACCGGGTTGTTCGGCATCTCCCGGGACATCACCGAGCGCAAGCACCTGGAGCGGGCGCTCCAGGAGAGCGAGGCACACTACCGTCTGGTGGCGCGCGCCACCCGGGAGGTGCTGTGGGACTGGCACCTGGGCAGCGGAGAGATGCACTGGAGCACGGCGCTCGGAGAGGTGTTCGGCGAGGTGCCCGAGGAGTGCGGCACGTCACCGGGCTGGTGGAGGGAGCGCATCCACCCGGACGATCAGCCCCGGGTCCTGCGCGCCCTGCACGCCGCGATGGAGGGCCAGGAGGAGCACTGGTCGAGCGAGTACCGCTTCCGGCGGGCGGACGGCACCTACGCGGCTGTGCTGGAGCGTGGCTACATCGACCGGAGCCCCGAGGGGCGGCCCGAGCGGCTCATCGGGGCGATGATGGACGTGAGCGAGCACAAGCGGCGCGAGGAGGAGTCGGCCCGGGAGACACGGCTCGTCGAGCGTGTCCTCGGCATCGTCAGCCATGATCTGGGCAGCCCGCTGGCCGCCATCCGACTGTCCTCGCAGATGCTGGCGCAGGCCCCCAACCTCACCCCGGCGCAGAACACCAGCCTCGCGCGCATCGAGGAGACCACCCGGCGCATGACCCGGCTGACGCGCCAGATGCTCGACAGCGTCCGGGCGCGTGACGGGGCCCTCCCGGTGGTGCGCCGTGCCGTGGACCTGGAACAGGTGTGCCGCCGGGTGCTGGACGAATTCACGGCCATCTACCCACGGCGCGGCCTCCAGCTCACCGTGGAGGGCAACACCCAGGGCCACTGGGACGCGGACCGCCTGGCGCAGGTCTTCTCCAACCTGGTGGGCAACGCGCTCGAGCACGGCGACGAGTCCCACCCCATCACCATCCAGCTCTGGGATGCCGCCGGAGAGCAGCGGCTGGAGGTGAACAACCAGGGCAGGCCCATCGACGCGGCCCTGCTGCCCCACCTCTTCGAGCCCTTCCGGACCGGAGGCCACGGCGGACGCCGGGCCTCGGGGGGCGGCGTGGGGCTGGGCCTCTACATCGTCCGGGAGTTCGTCCGGGCGCACCAGGGCGAGGTGCGGGTGCGCTCCTCGGCGGAGGAGGGCACGACCTTCACGCTCACTCTCCCGCGCCACGCGCCCGGCGCCACCGACGCGCCGGACGCCTGA
- a CDS encoding AAA family ATPase: MPITQLEVAGYRSVRKLVLPVGPLTVIVGPNGSGKTNLYRALHLLSEAAEGRLARALAEEGGVPSVLWAGARERGPSLLTVGVSWGELEYQLTLGAVPPQVDENGEPLSLFNLDPEVKEEHLWVLEGRRRGVLLERKERTAFLRDADGERVTYPVRLWAGESVLSQLAEPHRFPRLAEVQGTLREWRFYHHFRTDLEAPQRSPQMGVRTPVLAHDGRDLAAALQTILEVGDAGGLESAVSDAFPGARLEIQAPRGRFSLLLHQPGLKRPLSARELSDGTLRYLCLLAALMSPRPPAFLALNEPETSLHPDLLEPLAALIVNASRDSQVWVTTHAEPLARALARRARVDPLRLTKEGGATRVVDPEMSED, from the coding sequence ATGCCCATCACCCAACTGGAGGTCGCCGGCTACCGCTCGGTGCGCAAGCTCGTGCTCCCCGTGGGGCCGCTCACCGTCATCGTGGGGCCCAATGGCAGCGGCAAGACGAACCTCTACCGCGCGCTCCACCTGCTGTCCGAGGCCGCCGAGGGCCGGCTGGCGCGGGCGCTCGCGGAGGAGGGCGGGGTGCCCAGCGTGCTGTGGGCGGGCGCGCGCGAGCGGGGGCCCTCGCTGCTGACGGTGGGCGTCAGCTGGGGGGAGCTGGAGTACCAGTTGACCCTCGGCGCGGTGCCGCCCCAGGTGGACGAGAATGGCGAGCCCCTGAGCCTCTTCAACCTGGATCCCGAGGTGAAGGAGGAGCACCTGTGGGTGCTGGAGGGCCGGCGGCGCGGGGTGCTGCTGGAGCGCAAGGAGCGCACGGCCTTCCTCCGGGACGCGGACGGCGAGCGCGTCACCTACCCGGTGCGGCTGTGGGCGGGCGAGTCGGTGCTGTCGCAGCTCGCCGAGCCCCACCGCTTCCCGCGTCTGGCCGAGGTGCAAGGCACGCTGAGGGAGTGGCGCTTCTACCACCACTTCCGCACGGACCTGGAGGCGCCCCAGCGCTCGCCCCAGATGGGCGTGCGCACGCCCGTGCTCGCCCATGACGGGAGGGATCTCGCCGCCGCGCTGCAGACCATCCTCGAGGTGGGAGACGCCGGGGGCCTGGAGAGCGCCGTCTCCGATGCCTTTCCGGGCGCGCGCCTGGAGATCCAGGCCCCCCGGGGACGCTTCAGTCTGCTCCTGCACCAGCCGGGGTTGAAGCGCCCCCTGTCCGCGCGCGAACTGTCGGATGGCACGCTGCGCTACCTGTGCCTGCTGGCGGCGCTGATGAGCCCCCGGCCCCCGGCGTTCCTCGCGCTGAACGAACCGGAGACGAGCCTCCACCCGGACCTGCTCGAGCCCCTGGCGGCGCTCATCGTGAACGCCTCGCGCGACAGCCAGGTGTGGGTGACGACCCATGCGGAGCCGCTGGCCCGGGCCCTGGCGCGGCGGGCGCGGGTGGACCCCCTCCGGCTGACGAAGGAGGGGGGGGCTACCCGGGTGGTGGACCCGGAGATGTCCGAGGACTGA
- a CDS encoding helix-turn-helix domain-containing protein → MSRENRTGEAAMAMERTSENLARNLRALRDARGLSQQQIARLAGVPRATWTHLESGSGNPTLSVLLRVASSLQTSVEELLGAPRQEARLVKRASLSSRTKGNVRIERVLPDSLPGLIIERMDFPGDGVLVGVPHTPGTREYLTCESGTLELVTVGSVWTLEARDVLVFRGDQKHTYRNKGDKPLVAFSIVVLAPGGL, encoded by the coding sequence ATGTCACGGGAGAACCGGACGGGAGAGGCAGCCATGGCCATGGAGCGCACCTCCGAGAACCTGGCGCGCAACCTGCGTGCCCTGCGCGACGCGCGCGGCCTGAGCCAGCAGCAGATCGCCAGGCTGGCGGGCGTGCCGCGCGCGACGTGGACCCACCTGGAGTCGGGCAGTGGAAATCCGACCCTGTCGGTCCTGTTGCGCGTCGCGTCGTCGTTGCAGACCTCGGTGGAGGAGCTGCTCGGCGCCCCCCGGCAGGAGGCCCGGCTCGTCAAGCGGGCGAGCCTCTCCTCGCGCACCAAGGGCAACGTGCGGATTGAGCGGGTGCTGCCGGACAGCCTGCCGGGCCTCATCATCGAGCGGATGGACTTTCCCGGCGACGGCGTGCTCGTGGGCGTTCCACACACGCCCGGCACGCGGGAATACCTCACCTGCGAGAGCGGCACCCTGGAGCTGGTGACGGTCGGTTCCGTGTGGACGCTCGAGGCGCGCGACGTGCTCGTCTTCCGGGGGGACCAGAAGCACACCTACCGCAACAAGGGGGACAAGCCGCTGGTGGCCTTCAGCATCGTCGTGCTGGCCCCCGGAGGCCTCTGA
- a CDS encoding DUF3014 domain-containing protein — translation MSDPMPPPSSFGPPPGASRKPPSSRAPLIVVLLGVVVALAIVGYSWWKGRQTPVATPEPAPPVATAPDASIDDVPPPLPPLAESDARVRELVGLLSPLPELQKWLSSTEDLVRRFSSAVSNIAEGQSPRSSLSFMAPVGDFQVTRREHRLFIVPESFARYDGVTRVFTSLDTSTSAITYKALRPLIQGSYLEISRPGQRFDQTLSNAIQRMLDTPVPEGDVEVVDAPGGVNFNYASEQLEGLSAAQKHLVRMGPTNARAIQAKLRELRDALALPPPEASPSP, via the coding sequence ATGAGCGATCCGATGCCGCCGCCCTCGTCTTTCGGCCCTCCCCCGGGCGCATCGAGGAAGCCCCCATCCTCGCGCGCGCCGCTGATCGTGGTGCTCCTGGGCGTCGTGGTGGCGCTGGCCATCGTGGGGTACTCCTGGTGGAAGGGCCGCCAGACGCCAGTCGCCACGCCCGAGCCCGCGCCCCCCGTGGCCACGGCGCCGGATGCCTCCATTGATGATGTGCCCCCGCCGCTGCCGCCCCTGGCGGAGAGCGATGCCCGCGTGCGCGAGCTGGTGGGCCTGCTGTCCCCCCTGCCCGAGCTGCAGAAGTGGCTGTCCTCCACCGAGGACCTGGTGCGCCGCTTCTCCTCGGCCGTGTCCAACATCGCCGAGGGCCAGAGCCCCCGCTCCTCGCTGTCCTTCATGGCCCCCGTGGGGGACTTCCAGGTGACCCGGCGCGAGCACCGCCTCTTCATCGTTCCCGAGAGCTTCGCCCGCTACGACGGCGTGACGCGCGTGTTCACGTCGCTCGACACGTCCACCAGCGCCATCACGTACAAGGCGCTCCGGCCCCTCATCCAGGGCTCCTACCTGGAGATCAGCCGCCCCGGGCAGCGCTTCGATCAGACGCTCTCCAACGCCATCCAGCGGATGCTGGACACCCCCGTGCCCGAGGGCGACGTGGAGGTGGTGGACGCGCCGGGCGGGGTGAACTTCAACTATGCCTCCGAGCAGCTCGAGGGGCTCAGCGCCGCGCAGAAGCACCTGGTGCGCATGGGGCCCACCAACGCCCGGGCCATCCAGGCCAAGCTGCGCGAGCTGCGGGACGCGCTCGCCCTGCCGCCGCCCGAGGCCTCTCCCTCGCCGTGA
- a CDS encoding GNAT family N-acetyltransferase produces MSPEEIHESNTRFQDAWRFFARGSPTGEVLDPPGVSLAASNVPWAMLNAAFLPAPVDTEAALSHAATTAARYFTPRGKGWMLALCEDWVPPALRARAASLFAPLGLTPSVVATGMVAERLLPPARPLPRLDMRAASDAHVRGDLADLNSLSYDVALATGRQVFDVPAMFSGDNLGFVGYRLEQAASCTAVMRADDVAYISMVATLPPHRQLGCAEAVIRHALTEAHRAWGLERTVLHATPAGLPVYRRMGYRPVTRFQFYMAPPAPSR; encoded by the coding sequence ATGTCCCCAGAAGAAATCCACGAGTCCAATACCCGCTTCCAAGACGCCTGGCGCTTCTTCGCCCGCGGCAGTCCCACGGGCGAGGTGCTCGACCCGCCCGGGGTGAGCCTCGCGGCGAGCAACGTCCCCTGGGCCATGCTCAACGCGGCCTTCCTGCCCGCGCCGGTGGACACGGAGGCGGCCCTGAGCCACGCCGCCACCACCGCCGCCCGCTACTTCACCCCCCGGGGAAAGGGTTGGATGCTCGCGCTGTGCGAGGACTGGGTTCCTCCCGCCCTGCGCGCGCGCGCGGCGTCCCTGTTCGCGCCCCTGGGCCTGACGCCCAGCGTGGTGGCCACCGGCATGGTCGCCGAGCGGCTGCTTCCCCCCGCCCGTCCCCTGCCCCGCCTGGACATGCGCGCGGCGAGTGACGCGCACGTGCGGGGTGACCTCGCCGACCTCAACTCCCTCAGCTACGACGTGGCGCTGGCCACCGGACGCCAGGTGTTCGATGTCCCGGCGATGTTCTCCGGCGACAACCTGGGCTTCGTCGGCTACCGCCTCGAGCAGGCCGCCAGCTGCACGGCCGTGATGCGCGCGGACGACGTCGCCTACATCTCGATGGTCGCCACCCTCCCCCCCCACCGGCAGCTCGGCTGCGCCGAGGCCGTCATCCGCCACGCACTCACCGAGGCCCATCGCGCCTGGGGCCTGGAGCGCACGGTGCTGCACGCCACCCCCGCGGGACTGCCCGTCTACCGCCGCATGGGCTACCGGCCGGTGACTCGCTTCCAGTTCTACATGGCTCCGCCCGCTCCGAGCCGGTGA
- a CDS encoding superoxide dismutase gives MPFTLPELPYNKDALAPHISAETLEYHHGKHHNAYVTNLNKLLEGKPEANQSLEQVILGSDGGVFNNAAQVWNHTFYWNCMKPNGGGKPTGDLADAINRDFGSYENFREQFSNAAATQFGSGWAWLVLDKDKLAITKTGNADLPMKHGQKALLTIDVWEHAYYIDFRNARPKYISTFLDSLVNWDFVTQNLKTR, from the coding sequence ATGCCGTTCACCCTGCCCGAACTGCCCTACAACAAGGATGCACTCGCCCCCCACATCAGCGCGGAGACGCTCGAGTACCACCACGGCAAGCACCACAATGCCTACGTGACGAACCTGAACAAGCTGCTCGAGGGCAAGCCCGAGGCCAACCAGTCGCTCGAGCAGGTCATCCTCGGCAGCGACGGGGGCGTCTTCAACAACGCCGCCCAGGTGTGGAACCACACCTTCTACTGGAACTGCATGAAGCCCAACGGCGGCGGCAAGCCGACGGGCGACCTCGCGGACGCCATCAACCGCGACTTCGGCTCGTATGAGAACTTCCGCGAGCAGTTCTCCAACGCCGCCGCCACGCAGTTCGGCTCGGGCTGGGCCTGGCTGGTGCTCGACAAGGACAAGCTGGCCATCACCAAGACGGGCAACGCGGACCTGCCGATGAAGCACGGCCAGAAGGCGCTGCTGACCATCGACGTGTGGGAGCACGCCTACTACATCGACTTCCGCAACGCGCGCCCGAAGTACATCTCCACGTTCCTCGACAGCCTCGTCAACTGGGACTTCGTCACCCAGAACCTCAAGACGCGCTGA